The genomic segment GGGTTCGCCCGCCTTCACGGCGTCCGGGGCCTCGATGAGGGGAGTGTGCGCGTCGTTGGCCGTCCGGTTGATCTTGCTGTAAGGGCCTTCGGCCCCCGCCGGTTCCAGCACCGCCGACAGCACCAACGCGCACCACGCGACCACCAGCACTCCCAGCAATCGGATCATCGCGAAACTCCTTTCCTGGATGAACGGATCAAAGCGAGTTTACGAGTTGACGTTTTTGGTGGACGAGGAATTTCCTGCGAGCGTTTCGATGTTGAATCGGAGGACTTCGACGAGACGTTTGGCTTGTTGGGTGGGGCTGGCGGCTTCCAGGAAGAGTTGTTTTTCGACGGAGGTGAAGGGCAGTTCGGAGCAACAGATGTTGAGAAAGGCCGGCTCGTGGACGACGCGTTTGAGAAAGACCTCGATCTGCGAGGCGCGGCCGATGAGCTTGCCGAACTCTCTCACCAGGCCGTGGAGTTGGCACTTGAGCTCCGAGGGCAGCGGACACGGCTCGTCGCCTTCGTGAAACGGCTCGACCCAGGCCTGGCGGTACGGCGCGTCGCAGAACTGTTCGCGGACCGTAAAACGCGTGAGGCCGAACAATGTGATGTTGAACCTCCCGCCGTCCATCTGCTGCACCGCGGTGATTTTCCCCGCGCACCCCACCGAGTGGATCGCCGCGTCGTTGCCGTAATAACGCTCCTCCCACCCGTCCTGGAGCAGGATCATGCCGATGATCCGCTCGCCGTCCAACGCGTCGCGCACCATGGCGCGGTATCGAGGCTCGAAGATGTGCAGGGGCAACGCGACGTGCGGAAAGAAGACCAGATCGGGGAGAGGGAACAGCGGAATGACTTTGGGGAGGGCCATCACCATCGTGTCTCCGACGGAGAGTTGGCGGTACTGTACAAATCGCACCCAAAAAATGTCAAGCTCATGAGCCTGCCGGGAATGGTCATCCGCTGCGTTGCCGCTGCGCATCCGCTGCTCACGTACGACCCAGTACGCTGCGCTGCGGTGCTCGCGGCGCCTTGCGGCTGACGCATTCCTGGCAGGCTCCGCATTCGCGGTCGAACCTCAGATAAGTTGAATTTTAGCACCTCTTCTCCTATACTCCCTGCGCCGACGCGGGCAGCCTGAGGACGAAACAGAGAACTCCTGGCGCGGCACGGACAAGAGCTTGCCGACATTGACAGGTTGCTCAAAAAGCTCCAGCCGCAAGGCCGCAGCGAGGAGGAGACCGGAGCGTACTGGGTCGTACGTGAGGATCTCCGACGAGCGAGAACGCAGCGGATGGACTTTTTCAGCAACCTGCTGAGGTCCGAGATGGATTCCACACTCTCATGGTCTGCCATGAAACGGAAGGTCACCGTAAAGACCGTGCCGGTCTATGCGTTGGCGATCGCGTTGGTGTGGCTGGCCCAGCCCGTGGCGCGGTGGTTCGCGGTCGGCGTGGTGATCGTGGTGCTCGGCGAGGCGATCCGCGTGTGGGCGGCGGGACACCTGTATAAAAACGAACGCGTGGTGACCAGCGGTCCGTACGCTTACGTGAAGAATCCCTTGTACCTCGGCACGTTCCTCATCATGGTGGGCTTGTGCGTGATGGCTTCGAACTATGTCCTATTGGCGATCGGTGTGGCGGTGTTCGTGGCCTACTACGCGCCGTTCAAGCAGCGTCGGGAATCCGACCGGCTGCGGGAGCGGTTCGGGGACGCGTGGGTGCGGTACGACCATGACGTGCCGGCGTACCTGCCGCGCCTGACGCCTTACCCTGCTCGCGAAGACAAGCCCTGGCAATGGGCGGCTTTCATTCGAAACGACGAACACGGCACGGTGCTGGCCGTGATGCTTGGGATCGTGGTGCTGGCCTGGAAGCTCTGGAGCGTCTCGGCCGCATGACGGGGAGCCTGCCCGGGAATGGTCACCTGCGTCGTTGCCGCTGCGCTTCCGCTCCTCACGTACGAACGAAGTACGCTCCGGTGCGGTACTCGCGGCGCCTAGCATCTGACCCATTCCTGGACAGGCTGTGTTGAAGGATGTCGGCCGCGCTATCGCGCGAGGCGATCGCCCTTTCCAGCCCCCGGTACATCCGCCGCGGGCGGCCGTGGCAGCCCGACATTCTGCTGGTGGACCACCAGGGGCGCAGCGTGATCGTGAAGGATTACGCGCCCCGCAAATGGATCTACCGCGTCGGGGTGGGGCTGTATTCGGTCTGGCGCGAAGCAACGATCTATGAATTGCTCGACGGGATTGCCGGTGTTCCACGGTTTGTGGGCCGGATCGACCGCTACGCGTTGGCGACCGAATACATCCCGGGGAAGGGAGCCGGAGAGGCGCAGCCCGGCGAGGTCGGTGACGCGTTTTTCGATCGACTTCACGAGACGGTGGAGGCCGTGCATCGCCGCGGGGTGGCGTTGTGCGATTTGCGGAACATGAACAACGTGTTGATCAGCGATGGCGGCGATCCGTACGTGATCGACTTTGCGGCGGCGATTCGACGGGGCGCCCGCTGGAACCTGTTGCTCAACGGCCTGTTTCGGGTCTTTGTGCAGGACGACCGCTTGGGGGTGATCAAACTCAAGCGACGGTTGGCGCCGTACCTGGTGACCACCGAGGAGTCCAAGCGATACCGCAAGGGGGTGTTCATGCAGTCGCAAGCCATTGCGCTGCGGAACTGGGGACGACGGTGGTTGAAACGGCTGGTGGGGATGAAGGCCGGTTAGCCGAGGGAGAACCATGCGACGGGCATTGATCAGCGTGTCGAACAAAGACGGCGTGGTGGATGTGGCCAAAGGTCTGGTCGCCTTGGGGTTCGAGATCGTGTCGACGGGCGGGACGGCCAAACTCCTCCGCGAGCAGAAGGTGGCGGTGCGGGACGTCTCCGAGATCACCGGGTTTCCCGAGATGTTGGACGGTCGGGTCAAGACGCTGCATCCCAAGGTCCACGGTGGTCTGTTGGGGCGGCGCAGGCTTCCCGAGCACGTGGAGCAGATGAAGCGCCACGGGATCGACCCAATCGACGTGGTGATCGTGAACTTGTATCCCTTCGAAGCGACCATCAACAAGCCCGGCTGCACGTTCGACGAGGCGATCGAGAACATCGACATCGGCGGTCCCTCGATGTTGCGGTCGGCCGCCAAGAACTTCGAAGAGGTCGCCGTGGTGGTGGACCCCGCCGACTACCCGCGGCTGCTCGATGAGCTCAAACGACCGGAGGGCGTTAGCCGCGAGACCCGGATGTTGTTCGCGCGAAAGGTGTTCGCCCACACCTCGCGCTACGACGGCCTGATCGCGCTGTACCTTGATCGCGGCGCGCCGGCCGCGGAACCCGCGACCCGGTTTCCCCAGACGCTGGTGCTGCGGTACGAAAAACTCCAGAACCTTCGTTACGGGGAGAACCCGCACCAGCAGGCCGCGGTGTATCGCGACCCGTCCGTGACCGAGGCGAGCACGGCGCGGGCTCGCCAGCTCCACGGCAAGGAGATGTCGTACAACAATTTCTTGGACGCGCACGCCGCGCTCGAGTTGGTCAAAGAGTTCGACACGTGCGCGGTGGTGATCGTCAAGCACAACAACCCGTGCGGTGTCGCCCTGGGCGCCACGCCGGCCGAGGCCTATCGCAAGGCCCGCGAGGGTGATCCCGTGTCCGCGTTCGGCGGGGTGGCGGCGTTCAACCGCCAGGTGGACGGCGAAACCGCGAAGGAAATCGGCTCCACGTTCATGGAGGTCATCGTGGCGCCGGGATTCGAGCCCGCCGCGGTCGAG from the Nitrospirota bacterium genome contains:
- a CDS encoding LON peptidase substrate-binding domain-containing protein, with translation MVMALPKVIPLFPLPDLVFFPHVALPLHIFEPRYRAMVRDALDGERIIGMILLQDGWEERYYGNDAAIHSVGCAGKITAVQQMDGGRFNITLFGLTRFTVREQFCDAPYRQAWVEPFHEGDEPCPLPSELKCQLHGLVREFGKLIGRASQIEVFLKRVVHEPAFLNICCSELPFTSVEKQLFLEAASPTQQAKRLVEVLRFNIETLAGNSSSTKNVNS
- a CDS encoding isoprenylcysteine carboxylmethyltransferase family protein, with translation MKRKVTVKTVPVYALAIALVWLAQPVARWFAVGVVIVVLGEAIRVWAAGHLYKNERVVTSGPYAYVKNPLYLGTFLIMVGLCVMASNYVLLAIGVAVFVAYYAPFKQRRESDRLRERFGDAWVRYDHDVPAYLPRLTPYPAREDKPWQWAAFIRNDEHGTVLAVMLGIVVLAWKLWSVSAA
- the purH gene encoding bifunctional phosphoribosylaminoimidazolecarboxamide formyltransferase/IMP cyclohydrolase; this translates as MRRALISVSNKDGVVDVAKGLVALGFEIVSTGGTAKLLREQKVAVRDVSEITGFPEMLDGRVKTLHPKVHGGLLGRRRLPEHVEQMKRHGIDPIDVVIVNLYPFEATINKPGCTFDEAIENIDIGGPSMLRSAAKNFEEVAVVVDPADYPRLLDELKRPEGVSRETRMLFARKVFAHTSRYDGLIALYLDRGAPAAEPATRFPQTLVLRYEKLQNLRYGENPHQQAAVYRDPSVTEASTARARQLHGKEMSYNNFLDAHAALELVKEFDTCAVVIVKHNNPCGVALGATPAEAYRKAREGDPVSAFGGVAAFNRQVDGETAKEIGSTFMEVIVAPGFEPAAVEELGRKKALRLLDVGPLSTGPAESMDCRKIVGGLLYQERDLGRIDDVRKLRVVTTRTPSAEEFDALAFAWKVAKHTKSNAIVYARPDRTIGVGAGQMSRVDSVKIGAMKAVLPLAGTVIASDAFFPFPDGINEAAKVGVTAVIQPGGSVKDEEVVAAANQHGMAMVLTGMRHFRH